A stretch of the Bradyrhizobium arachidis genome encodes the following:
- a CDS encoding HlyD family type I secretion periplasmic adaptor subunit → MTAIDDFEPLEFPWCSTPTPTSPRGRLRGITVAGNLLVLCFMLGLGTWASLAPLESAAIASGVVESESSRKTIQHLEGGIVKKILVSDGDIVRSGQTLIALDDTRAGSEMQSLQGQLWDAVARAARLQAEQQRFERIAIPDALEQDSKQNGVAAAAVSAQQFIFQSRLQVHESQLAVIRERRRQVEKEIEGLTAQESATGQRVNIVREELDMVATLVNKGLERRPRLLNLQRELADVEGRRGEIAAQISRAGQVISEQQATLFKLESERQNEIAQSLREAQNQIFQLRERLLAARDQLSRTEVKAPEDGVITDLRIHTAGGVIGAGAPLMDLVPRQDRLIVTARLRPEDIDVVHPGLNAEVHLVPYNQRRVPRLKGTVVHVSADRLLDKRTDQPYYATRIRIDDTQIVANDIQIVPGMPVQVFITTGRGTVALYALRPLLDSFRGAFRED, encoded by the coding sequence GTGACCGCAATCGACGATTTCGAGCCTCTGGAATTTCCATGGTGCTCGACGCCCACGCCGACCTCTCCACGCGGAAGGCTTCGCGGTATCACCGTCGCGGGCAATCTGCTGGTGCTCTGCTTCATGCTGGGGCTCGGGACATGGGCGAGCCTCGCGCCTCTCGAGAGCGCCGCGATCGCGTCCGGCGTCGTGGAATCGGAATCGAGCCGCAAGACGATTCAGCATCTGGAAGGCGGTATCGTCAAAAAGATCCTGGTTTCGGATGGCGATATCGTGCGAAGCGGCCAAACGCTGATCGCGCTGGACGACACCCGGGCCGGCTCGGAGATGCAAAGCCTTCAAGGCCAATTGTGGGATGCAGTCGCTCGTGCCGCACGGCTTCAAGCCGAGCAGCAGAGATTTGAGAGGATCGCGATCCCCGACGCGCTGGAACAGGACAGCAAGCAGAACGGAGTGGCCGCCGCTGCGGTGTCGGCGCAGCAGTTCATCTTTCAGTCACGCCTGCAGGTTCACGAGTCGCAGCTTGCGGTCATTCGCGAACGAAGGCGTCAAGTCGAGAAGGAGATCGAAGGTCTCACGGCTCAGGAGAGCGCCACCGGGCAGCGGGTCAACATCGTCCGGGAGGAACTGGATATGGTCGCGACCCTCGTCAACAAGGGGCTCGAACGGCGGCCGCGGCTTCTGAACCTGCAGCGGGAGCTGGCCGACGTCGAGGGCCGCCGCGGCGAGATCGCCGCGCAGATCTCCCGCGCCGGGCAGGTCATCAGCGAACAGCAGGCCACATTGTTCAAGCTCGAGAGCGAGAGGCAGAACGAGATCGCACAGTCGCTTCGTGAAGCACAGAACCAGATATTCCAGCTCCGCGAGCGGTTGCTTGCGGCCAGGGATCAGCTATCGCGAACGGAGGTCAAGGCGCCCGAGGACGGTGTGATAACCGATTTGCGGATTCATACAGCCGGCGGCGTCATCGGAGCGGGTGCTCCGCTCATGGACCTGGTGCCCCGGCAAGACCGCCTCATCGTGACCGCGCGCCTGAGGCCCGAGGACATCGATGTGGTTCATCCCGGCCTCAATGCCGAGGTTCACCTCGTACCTTACAATCAGCGTCGCGTGCCTCGCCTGAAGGGAACCGTCGTGCACGTATCCGCAGACCGGCTCCTCGACAAGCGTACCGACCAGCCATACTACGCGACCAGGATCCGGATCGACGACACGCAGATCGTGGCAAACGACATCCAGATCGTCCCCGGCATGCCGGTTCAAGTGTTCATCACGACAGGGCGCGGTACCGTAGCTCTCTACGCGCTCAGGCCCCTGCTCGACAGCTTCCGCGGTGCATTCAGAGAGGATTGA
- a CDS encoding formylglycine-generating enzyme family protein → MLTVGPARRILLILTAASAVLAGFANSAFAGDVVRKDEPRGEVGSCVNYPGVPAEDGETAGMIFIPAGTFRMGSDHHQPEERFTHIARVDAFWIDRHEVTNAQFRKFVDATGYRTLAQRPVDPKAHPDWPQEMLAAGAIVFVPPKEARGRDGRWWQFVVGANWRQPRGPGSSIAGRENHPVVHIAYEDALAYARWLGRSLPTEAQWEFAARGGRDGEDDWSSAFDSEGKPIANSWQGIFPVLNTNEDGYAETAPVACFPPNGYGLYDMIGNVWEWTSDWYKAGHARETVSNPTGPELISLRLPPDQAASRVIKGGSYLCAMNYCSRYRPAARQPQESDLAAAHLGFRTVLTKPSP, encoded by the coding sequence GTGCTGACCGTGGGACCCGCGCGTCGAATCCTGCTCATCTTGACGGCGGCGAGTGCAGTGCTTGCCGGTTTCGCGAACAGCGCATTCGCGGGCGACGTCGTGAGAAAAGACGAGCCAAGAGGAGAGGTCGGAAGCTGCGTCAATTACCCCGGGGTTCCCGCCGAAGATGGCGAGACAGCCGGAATGATATTCATTCCGGCAGGCACTTTCAGGATGGGTTCGGATCATCATCAGCCGGAAGAGCGGTTCACGCACATCGCGCGGGTTGATGCCTTCTGGATTGATCGTCATGAGGTGACCAACGCGCAGTTCAGGAAATTTGTCGATGCGACCGGTTACCGGACCCTGGCCCAACGTCCGGTCGATCCCAAGGCCCATCCTGACTGGCCGCAGGAGATGCTCGCTGCCGGCGCGATCGTGTTTGTGCCCCCGAAGGAGGCGAGAGGCAGAGACGGGCGATGGTGGCAATTTGTCGTCGGCGCAAACTGGCGTCAGCCCCGGGGCCCCGGCAGTTCTATTGCGGGTCGGGAAAACCACCCCGTCGTTCATATCGCTTATGAAGATGCACTCGCCTATGCGCGGTGGCTCGGTCGCAGCCTGCCTACGGAAGCGCAGTGGGAGTTCGCGGCGCGAGGAGGACGCGACGGCGAGGACGACTGGAGCAGTGCTTTCGATTCCGAAGGCAAGCCGATTGCGAATTCCTGGCAAGGCATTTTTCCCGTGCTGAACACCAACGAGGATGGCTATGCCGAAACCGCGCCGGTGGCGTGTTTTCCGCCAAATGGATACGGCCTGTACGACATGATCGGCAACGTGTGGGAGTGGACCAGCGATTGGTACAAGGCGGGGCATGCGAGAGAGACGGTCAGCAATCCAACAGGCCCCGAGTTGATCAGTCTTCGGTTGCCGCCGGATCAAGCGGCGAGCCGCGTCATCAAGGGCGGCTCATATTTGTGTGCCATGAACTATTGCTCGCGCTATCGGCCCGCCGCCAGACAGCCCCAGGAAAGCGACCTCGCCGCAGCGCATCTGGGCTTTCGCACCGTGCTCACCAAGCCGAGTCCTTGA
- a CDS encoding response regulator transcription factor — MDDITNASKRLDASLHLPVLVIVEPLLLPRTCILTVLRRELAEVEILDMATVDSLDCTSTRDVRLVVLSIADKPIDDPSVEDNLAFVAECCPNAAVAVLSNHDDEPTVQAAMQRGVRGFLSTSLPIEIAIAGLRLVLVGGVYRPLPVAGMNRIPDFEPPDARGLAPAYLMNEGARVAIDRSVTDLTPRELQVLAELELGLPNKLIAAKLNLSESTVKMHIQHIMRKCAAHNRTEAVLRWRGRLPAQSRDHEPGVAPMPET, encoded by the coding sequence ATGGACGACATAACCAACGCCTCAAAGCGGCTCGATGCATCGCTTCACTTGCCGGTTCTGGTGATCGTCGAACCGCTCCTGTTGCCTCGCACGTGTATTCTGACCGTCCTCAGGCGGGAATTGGCGGAAGTCGAGATTCTCGACATGGCAACGGTCGACAGCCTGGACTGCACGTCAACCCGCGATGTTCGTCTGGTGGTGCTGAGCATCGCAGACAAGCCGATCGACGATCCCTCGGTTGAGGACAATCTCGCCTTCGTTGCGGAGTGTTGTCCCAATGCCGCCGTTGCAGTCCTGTCAAATCATGACGACGAGCCGACCGTGCAGGCCGCGATGCAGCGGGGCGTGCGCGGCTTTCTTTCTACCTCGCTACCGATCGAGATCGCCATAGCTGGCCTGCGCCTTGTCCTCGTCGGCGGCGTCTACAGGCCGTTGCCGGTGGCCGGGATGAACAGGATACCGGATTTCGAGCCGCCGGATGCGCGCGGGCTTGCGCCCGCATATCTGATGAACGAGGGAGCCAGAGTTGCCATCGACAGGAGCGTGACCGATCTCACGCCTCGTGAGCTACAGGTTCTGGCGGAGTTGGAGCTCGGCCTGCCCAACAAGCTGATTGCCGCCAAATTGAATCTCTCGGAAAGCACAGTCAAAATGCACATTCAGCATATCATGAGGAAATGTGCCGCGCACAATCGCACGGAAGCCGTCCTCCGCTGGCGCGGCCGATTGCCCGCGCAGAGTCGCGATCACGAGCCCGGCGTAGCTCCAATGCCGGAGACCTAG
- a CDS encoding type I secretion system permease/ATPase — MLMPPLRLPILPQIRTPLHAALRSCVGPLGLVFAYSCSYNLLLFAPSIYLLQIYDRVLSSRSGDTLLLLTLIVAITVVVGGVFDALRRAVLGRLGAWLDDRLRPCVLSAGLESAFRGDWTQASGAYRDLTVLRQFVESGACTMLFDALWAPLFLLVLVLIHPLLGVVGACCVALLFALTVAGELVTEDVLLRSSAALSRSCGRLQTAAGNIHMIRAMGMFDSAARMIHRDAQQARSEHDVALRRGEIVSLAAKPVRALSQVLIMGAAAWLVLDHGKSPAIIFAATLMFSRALAPVESAIAGWKSLVTAMSACQRLGAILAAFPVARQESAGVFPPQAPSGLVVDNVSVRLAGTDHLLLNGVSFSLMPGECLGIIGPSGSGKSLLGQVIAGLSMPTYGRVFLDNTDVSLLREGRNGDRLGYLPQDINLLGDTINDIIARLEDADRRKVVEAAKLVGIHGAIMRLPLGYDTVVQSETTFSRGYRQRLGLARAFFGTPRLVVLDEPNASLDYGGERMLLDAIERMKLAGVILVVVTHRMGLLAATDKIAIMEDGAVAAFGDSEDIFERHLSRPQVTSQIAP, encoded by the coding sequence ATGCTGATGCCGCCCCTTCGGTTGCCCATCCTGCCGCAGATCCGGACGCCACTGCACGCAGCACTCCGGTCCTGCGTGGGACCGCTAGGTCTCGTATTCGCATATAGCTGCAGCTACAACCTGCTTCTGTTTGCGCCCTCCATCTATCTTCTTCAGATCTACGACCGGGTGTTGTCGAGCCGGAGCGGCGACACGTTGCTCCTGCTCACGCTCATTGTCGCGATCACAGTGGTCGTCGGCGGTGTGTTCGATGCATTGCGGCGCGCCGTCCTTGGACGCCTCGGCGCCTGGCTCGACGATCGCCTTCGTCCTTGCGTGCTTTCGGCCGGCCTGGAATCGGCGTTTCGCGGCGATTGGACGCAAGCGTCGGGCGCATATCGGGATCTCACCGTGCTGCGCCAGTTCGTCGAGTCCGGCGCATGTACGATGCTGTTCGACGCGCTCTGGGCGCCCTTGTTCCTCCTTGTCCTCGTTCTGATCCATCCGCTGCTTGGCGTGGTGGGCGCCTGCTGCGTCGCTCTCCTGTTCGCACTCACGGTCGCCGGAGAGCTGGTCACGGAAGACGTTCTGCTCAGATCCAGCGCCGCGCTGTCCAGAAGCTGCGGTCGCCTCCAGACTGCCGCGGGCAACATCCACATGATCCGCGCCATGGGAATGTTCGATAGCGCTGCGCGCATGATCCACCGTGACGCGCAGCAAGCGCGCAGCGAGCACGATGTGGCACTGCGGCGAGGCGAGATCGTCTCCCTGGCCGCCAAACCGGTCCGCGCGCTGTCGCAGGTCTTGATCATGGGGGCTGCCGCGTGGCTCGTCCTCGATCACGGGAAGAGTCCGGCAATCATCTTTGCTGCCACGCTGATGTTCAGCCGGGCGCTCGCGCCGGTCGAAAGTGCGATCGCAGGCTGGAAATCACTCGTGACGGCCATGAGCGCCTGTCAGAGGCTCGGCGCAATTCTCGCCGCATTCCCCGTCGCCCGGCAAGAGAGCGCGGGAGTTTTCCCGCCGCAGGCGCCAAGCGGCCTCGTCGTCGACAATGTCAGCGTGAGGCTTGCGGGGACCGACCATCTTCTGCTGAACGGCGTCTCGTTCAGCCTCATGCCCGGAGAATGCCTTGGCATTATCGGTCCGTCCGGGTCGGGCAAGTCCTTGCTCGGCCAGGTGATCGCCGGGCTGTCGATGCCGACATATGGCCGCGTCTTCCTCGACAATACCGACGTCTCGCTGCTTCGCGAGGGCCGAAACGGCGACCGCCTCGGATATCTCCCCCAGGACATCAACCTGCTCGGCGACACCATCAACGACATCATTGCACGCCTTGAAGATGCCGACCGGCGGAAGGTCGTCGAAGCGGCCAAGCTCGTCGGAATCCATGGGGCGATCATGCGCCTGCCGCTGGGTTACGACACGGTGGTTCAAAGTGAAACGACCTTCTCGCGCGGCTATAGGCAGCGCCTCGGTCTTGCCCGCGCCTTTTTCGGTACTCCACGCCTCGTCGTTCTCGACGAACCTAACGCCAGCCTCGACTACGGCGGCGAGCGAATGCTGCTGGATGCCATCGAGCGCATGAAGCTCGCAGGCGTCATCCTGGTCGTGGTCACGCACAGAATGGGTCTCCTCGCCGCCACGGACAAGATTGCCATCATGGAAGACGGTGCGGTCGCCGCGTTCGGCGACAGCGAGGACATCTTTGAACGGCACCTGAGCCGACCCCAGGTTACTTCGCAGATAGCGCCATGA
- a CDS encoding arylsulfatase produces the protein MGIPRGAFAIAFVLTFSWAPVAAQQVTGTPGSPGATTTINGKQLPAPPSKFGGMVKEKASESTPWWAPRVVPPKGAPNVLLIMTDDQGFGAPSTFGGVIPTPSMDRIAKAGLRYTNFHSTSLCSPTRAALITGRNHHSVGYGVVGEIATGYPGYDSIIPIEKGTIGTILKENGYATSWFGKDHNTPSYQSSQAGPFHQWPNGMGFEYFYGFVGGDASQWQPNLFRNTTAIYPFLNNPGWNLETAMADEAIQYIKQLKEVAPGKPWLVYYVPGATHAPHHPTPEWIKKISDMHLFDEGWNKVREKIFANQKRLGIMPENASLTPWPKGLQEWDSLNLEEKKLFIRQADIYGAYLAYADHEIGRVIQAVEDLGQLDNTLIIYIGGDNGASAEGMVNGTPNEFTTFNGVPVPVKDQLLWYPFWGSERTFPHFAAGWAWTMDTPFKWVKQVPSHFGGTAQGVVMSWPGHINDLGGIRRQFHHVIDIVPTILEAAGIAQPDMVNGIKQDPIEGVSMAYTWEKAVANAPSTRKTQYFEMLGNRAIYQDGWVAATTPATLPWELSTATPPDVITGYNWELYNLQEDPTQFNDLAAKMPDKLKQMQDLFYAEAKKYNVLPLDNSTLARWNTPRPSLTAGRTEFTYSGELLGTPASAAPSILNKGYVISAEVEIPQGGAEGMIVTHGGRFGGYGLFLSKGEFGAGRGKVVFLYNLLDLKRTTWEGPELEAGKHTIVFEFKPEAPGLGKGGTGILSVDGKEVARNTLEHTTPITFPEDETFDIGQDTRTGLALLEYRYEPPFKFTGKLNKLTFKLDPEPETQAKN, from the coding sequence ATGGGAATCCCTCGCGGCGCATTTGCAATCGCATTCGTGCTGACCTTCAGTTGGGCTCCGGTAGCTGCGCAACAGGTGACAGGCACGCCAGGCTCTCCTGGTGCCACCACCACAATCAACGGCAAGCAACTTCCGGCGCCCCCGTCGAAATTCGGCGGCATGGTCAAGGAAAAAGCCTCGGAGTCGACTCCGTGGTGGGCGCCGCGCGTCGTGCCACCGAAAGGCGCGCCCAACGTGCTGCTCATCATGACGGATGACCAGGGCTTTGGCGCACCTAGCACCTTCGGCGGCGTCATCCCTACGCCGTCGATGGACCGCATCGCCAAGGCTGGATTGCGATACACGAATTTTCATTCGACATCGTTGTGCTCGCCGACGCGGGCGGCGCTGATCACGGGTCGTAATCATCACTCAGTAGGTTATGGCGTCGTGGGTGAGATCGCGACGGGTTACCCCGGTTATGACTCGATCATCCCGATCGAGAAGGGCACCATCGGCACGATTCTCAAGGAGAACGGCTATGCGACGTCGTGGTTCGGCAAGGACCACAACACGCCGTCCTATCAATCAAGCCAAGCCGGGCCATTCCATCAATGGCCCAATGGAATGGGTTTTGAATATTTCTACGGCTTCGTCGGTGGCGACGCCAGCCAGTGGCAACCGAACCTGTTCCGCAACACGACGGCGATCTATCCGTTCCTCAACAATCCCGGCTGGAATCTGGAAACTGCAATGGCGGATGAAGCCATCCAGTACATCAAGCAGCTCAAGGAGGTTGCGCCGGGTAAGCCGTGGCTCGTCTACTACGTGCCGGGTGCGACCCATGCGCCGCATCACCCCACGCCCGAGTGGATCAAGAAGATCAGCGACATGCACCTGTTCGACGAGGGTTGGAACAAGGTGCGCGAGAAAATCTTCGCCAATCAGAAGCGGCTCGGCATCATGCCGGAGAACGCCAGTCTGACGCCGTGGCCAAAGGGATTGCAGGAGTGGGATTCCTTGAACCTGGAAGAGAAGAAGCTCTTCATCAGGCAGGCGGACATCTACGGCGCCTACCTCGCCTACGCGGATCACGAGATCGGACGTGTGATCCAGGCCGTGGAAGACCTTGGTCAGCTCGACAACACGCTTATCATCTACATCGGCGGCGACAATGGCGCGAGCGCCGAAGGTATGGTCAACGGCACGCCGAACGAATTCACGACCTTCAACGGGGTGCCCGTGCCAGTGAAGGATCAGTTACTCTGGTATCCGTTCTGGGGATCGGAGCGCACGTTCCCGCACTTCGCCGCGGGCTGGGCGTGGACGATGGATACGCCCTTCAAGTGGGTGAAGCAGGTGCCGTCGCATTTCGGCGGAACGGCCCAGGGCGTGGTGATGTCGTGGCCCGGCCACATCAATGATCTCGGCGGCATCCGACGGCAGTTCCACCACGTCATCGACATCGTGCCGACGATTCTGGAAGCGGCCGGCATCGCGCAGCCGGACATGGTCAACGGAATCAAGCAGGACCCGATCGAAGGCGTGAGCATGGCCTATACGTGGGAAAAGGCGGTTGCGAATGCGCCCTCGACCCGCAAGACGCAATACTTCGAGATGCTCGGCAACCGCGCCATCTATCAGGACGGTTGGGTCGCGGCGACGACGCCGGCGACGCTGCCGTGGGAGTTGAGCACCGCGACGCCCCCGGACGTTATCACCGGCTACAACTGGGAGCTCTACAACCTGCAGGAAGATCCAACCCAGTTCAATGACCTCGCTGCGAAGATGCCGGACAAGCTCAAGCAGATGCAGGATCTCTTCTATGCCGAAGCGAAGAAGTACAACGTTCTGCCGCTCGACAACTCGACGCTCGCGCGCTGGAATACGCCGCGTCCAAGCCTCACCGCGGGCCGCACGGAATTCACCTACTCCGGCGAATTGCTCGGCACGCCGGCCAGCGCCGCACCGAGTATCTTGAACAAGGGCTACGTCATCTCGGCGGAAGTGGAGATTCCGCAAGGTGGCGCCGAGGGCATGATCGTCACCCACGGCGGGCGCTTCGGCGGCTACGGCCTGTTCCTGAGCAAGGGCGAATTCGGCGCGGGGCGCGGCAAGGTCGTGTTCCTGTACAACCTGCTGGACCTGAAGCGCACGACATGGGAGGGCCCCGAGCTCGAAGCCGGGAAACACACCATCGTCTTCGAGTTCAAGCCCGAAGCGCCCGGCTTGGGCAAGGGCGGCACGGGCATCTTGTCGGTCGATGGCAAGGAGGTCGCGCGCAACACGCTGGAGCATACCACGCCGATCACCTTCCCCGAGGACGAGACCTTCGACATCGGTCAGGACACCCGCACGGGCCTCGCTCTGCTGGAGTATCGCTATGAGCCGCCGTTCAAGTTCACCGGCAAGCTGAACAAGCTGACATTCAAGCTCGATCCGGAGCCGGAAACGCAGGCGAAGAACTAG